A genomic window from Cloacibacillus evryensis DSM 19522 includes:
- a CDS encoding CaiB/BaiF CoA transferase family protein has translation MADLKKTERIPAPAFIPKFGALSGMRVLLTGTIVAGPFTATLLAENGAEVIHAERPGGDNYRLQSPVVTLDGDDIVIAGPEVPMDKKVSTAWIQEGRNKLSLTFNWDLRIPEAKEVFFALIRQVDVYVENILWTEKLGIRDEELLSVNPQLVICHISGFGRKEFGEGDGWSTRRCYDPIAQMEGGWMNLNGFPDGPPVCGASFINDYITAYYATIGIVMAYNSAQKTGRGQVIDASQIESMSKGLNDCFVNYFLLGMIKERSGNATGIFQPGDLYKAKDNYLYIGSSGEASYNKFVKAIGTSAERFPYHTCASSKEAINSPEGLEFKKYIQDWVKSRTAQEGFEHLSKFNVACAIPKNIKEVAESAHYQVRNDFIEYVDETLGKKVKAFGFAPKMGGTPQKIWRGGPKIGQDTEVILKTLAGLGDPEMAALKEKGIID, from the coding sequence ATGGCTGATTTGAAAAAGACAGAAAGAATACCGGCTCCCGCCTTCATCCCCAAGTTCGGCGCTCTGTCGGGGATGCGGGTCCTGCTGACGGGGACCATCGTCGCGGGGCCGTTTACCGCCACACTGCTGGCAGAAAACGGCGCGGAGGTCATCCACGCTGAGCGTCCCGGCGGAGACAATTACCGCCTGCAATCGCCGGTGGTGACTTTGGACGGCGACGATATCGTGATAGCCGGCCCGGAAGTGCCGATGGACAAAAAAGTAAGCACCGCCTGGATACAGGAGGGACGCAACAAACTGAGCCTGACCTTTAACTGGGACTTGAGGATACCCGAAGCGAAAGAAGTATTTTTCGCTTTGATCAGGCAGGTCGACGTCTATGTGGAAAATATCCTCTGGACCGAGAAACTGGGGATCAGGGACGAGGAGCTGCTCAGCGTGAACCCGCAGTTGGTCATCTGCCATATCAGCGGATTCGGCCGCAAGGAGTTCGGTGAAGGCGACGGCTGGAGCACCCGGCGCTGCTATGACCCCATCGCGCAGATGGAGGGCGGCTGGATGAATCTCAACGGCTTTCCCGACGGTCCGCCGGTATGCGGAGCTTCGTTCATAAACGACTATATTACGGCCTACTACGCAACTATCGGGATAGTGATGGCCTACAACAGCGCCCAAAAGACCGGGCGGGGGCAAGTCATCGACGCGTCTCAGATAGAATCCATGAGCAAGGGGCTCAACGACTGCTTCGTCAACTACTTCCTGCTTGGCATGATCAAGGAAAGATCGGGCAACGCCACAGGCATATTCCAGCCCGGCGACCTCTATAAGGCAAAAGATAACTACCTCTATATCGGCAGTTCGGGAGAGGCGTCCTACAACAAGTTTGTCAAAGCCATAGGCACCAGCGCCGAACGTTTCCCGTACCATACGTGCGCCTCTTCAAAGGAAGCCATCAATTCGCCGGAAGGGCTGGAGTTTAAAAAGTATATCCAGGATTGGGTAAAATCGCGCACCGCTCAGGAAGGTTTCGAGCATCTAAGCAAATTCAACGTGGCCTGCGCCATCCCCAAGAACATCAAGGAAGTGGCGGAAAGCGCGCATTACCAGGTGCGCAACGATTTCATCGAGTATGTCGACGAGACCCTGGGGAAAAAGGTAAAGGCCTTCGGCTTCGCCCCCAAAATGGGAGGGACTCCGCAGAAAATATGGCGCGGCGGCCCGAAGATCGGGCAGGATACCGAAGTCATCCTCAAAACCCTGGCCGGACTTGGCGATCCTGAAATGGCCGCCCTTAAAGAGAAGGGCATCATCGACTGA
- a CDS encoding 3-hydroxyacyl-CoA dehydrogenase family protein, whose product MVIKKIGILGAGAMGGGIAQLAAQRGFEVILGDVDIKYVDGAVARMEKLMARSVEKGKITAEEKDAALARITKTAKLEDFAAADFFIEAVVEDFAVKTAALAKAEKILRPEVVMASNTSSMSITGLGAATGHPEKFIGTHFFNPAPVMRLCEIIRGALTSDDTYATAAGLATALGKTPVEVKKDTPGFIVNRCMIPQFIEAIRLVDEGVATPQDIDTAVKLGLNYPMGPFELMDRTGIDIALLTMDYLYSETGRELWKAPHAIKSMIRAGRLGDKTGAGWYAKEKTA is encoded by the coding sequence ATGGTTATTAAGAAGATCGGGATATTGGGAGCCGGGGCCATGGGCGGAGGCATCGCCCAACTGGCGGCTCAAAGAGGATTTGAAGTGATTCTTGGCGACGTCGATATCAAGTATGTCGACGGAGCGGTCGCCAGAATGGAAAAATTAATGGCCAGAAGCGTGGAAAAGGGAAAAATCACGGCCGAAGAAAAGGACGCCGCTCTTGCTCGCATCACAAAGACGGCAAAGTTAGAGGACTTCGCCGCGGCCGACTTTTTCATCGAAGCGGTCGTAGAAGATTTCGCCGTTAAAACAGCCGCCCTGGCGAAAGCGGAAAAGATTTTAAGGCCCGAGGTCGTCATGGCGTCCAACACTTCTTCCATGTCCATCACGGGGCTGGGAGCCGCCACCGGCCACCCGGAGAAGTTCATCGGCACGCACTTTTTCAATCCGGCCCCGGTAATGCGCTTGTGCGAGATCATCCGCGGCGCGCTGACCAGCGACGATACTTACGCGACCGCCGCCGGACTGGCGACGGCGCTGGGCAAGACCCCGGTCGAAGTAAAGAAAGACACCCCTGGCTTCATCGTCAACCGCTGCATGATCCCCCAGTTTATCGAGGCTATCCGCCTGGTCGACGAAGGAGTCGCGACGCCGCAGGATATAGACACCGCCGTCAAACTGGGGCTGAATTACCCCATGGGGCCTTTCGAGCTCATGGACCGCACCGGGATAGACATCGCGCTGCTGACTATGGACTACCTGTACTCCGAAACGGGAAGAGAGCTCTGGAAAGCGCCACATGCCATAAAGAGCATGATCCGGGCCGGAAGGCTGGGCGATAAGACAGGGGCCGGCTGGTACGCGAAGGAGAAAACGGCATGA
- a CDS encoding enoyl-CoA hydratase/isomerase family protein: MTYETILLNKENGVATITLNRPPMNPLNSRLFKELYDAADDVDMDPTVKVVIITGAGSKAFAAGADVSEMANLSPVEIYGFNMVSRKAFEKIENIGKPVIAAMAGITFGGGCELALCCDFRIAAENLKVAFPETGLGIIPGGGATVRLPKLIGASKAKELIYTGAAVDAATAEKLGLADKVVPVDALVEEARTFAAKMAKKPAVALKMAKESIQTGANMDINSALNFENQSFITAFASADAQEGLHAFLEKRKPDYKDK, encoded by the coding sequence ATGACCTACGAGACTATTCTGCTTAACAAAGAAAACGGCGTGGCGACCATTACCCTGAACCGCCCTCCGATGAACCCTCTGAACAGCCGTTTGTTCAAAGAGCTGTACGACGCCGCCGACGATGTCGATATGGATCCGACGGTGAAGGTCGTAATAATTACCGGAGCCGGCTCCAAAGCCTTTGCCGCCGGAGCCGACGTCTCGGAGATGGCCAACTTGAGCCCGGTGGAAATATACGGCTTCAATATGGTTTCCAGAAAGGCCTTTGAGAAGATCGAAAATATCGGCAAGCCCGTCATCGCGGCCATGGCAGGCATCACTTTCGGCGGCGGCTGCGAACTGGCCCTTTGCTGCGACTTCCGCATCGCGGCGGAAAATCTCAAAGTCGCCTTCCCAGAAACGGGACTGGGGATCATCCCCGGCGGCGGAGCGACCGTGCGGCTGCCCAAGCTTATCGGAGCCAGCAAGGCGAAGGAGCTGATCTACACGGGGGCGGCGGTCGACGCGGCGACGGCGGAAAAGCTGGGCCTCGCGGATAAAGTGGTACCCGTGGACGCGCTGGTCGAAGAAGCCCGTACTTTTGCCGCCAAAATGGCAAAAAAGCCGGCCGTAGCGCTGAAGATGGCCAAAGAATCGATCCAGACCGGAGCCAATATGGACATCAATTCGGCGTTGAATTTTGAAAACCAGAGCTTTATTACCGCGTTTGCCAGCGCTGACGCCCAGGAAGGCCTCCATGCCTTTTTGGAGAAGCGCAAGCCCGATTATAAAGACAAATAA
- a CDS encoding FAS1-like dehydratase domain-containing protein produces the protein MGNNEVKKLTMEERLEAFKKKVGVNRVNRAVVEAGLPRGLYLSNHNASSDNIRRWALGVGELNPRYIDSEYAKATKYGRLVAPPLFLQSVYFAGAAPETTEIDEYARPFHSGSEWEFYKPVLEGDEVDYNALRLIDVKLVPSKFAGQMMVMTSASQYTNQHGETVGLIKFFFHQSSSDEEVKKIGKYDKLVEPYKYTDEELHNIQEEQSKEEMRGSLPRYWEDVKEGDSVGPLVVGPHTVMDSVGHFSAIWGGFPLGTCDRSYKAWAKKDGNGIAVYDARINAYVNADLPHLDHDLARAVGAPGAYDNGGGRECIASILMTNWMGDAGFLWKYSIQFRRFNVYGDTTWYRGTVVRKYEDDGKYCVDIDHWGENQRGEKNTAGKATIILPSREHGEVKYPAPRTLDDIYPGKQ, from the coding sequence ATGGGAAATAACGAAGTCAAAAAACTCACCATGGAAGAAAGGCTTGAAGCCTTTAAGAAGAAGGTTGGAGTCAACAGGGTAAACCGGGCCGTCGTCGAGGCAGGGCTGCCGCGCGGCCTGTATCTTTCAAACCATAACGCCTCCAGCGACAACATCCGCAGATGGGCGCTCGGAGTAGGCGAACTGAATCCGCGCTACATAGACTCAGAATATGCGAAAGCTACGAAATACGGACGCCTTGTCGCGCCGCCGTTGTTCCTCCAGAGCGTATACTTTGCGGGCGCGGCCCCCGAAACGACAGAAATAGACGAGTATGCGCGCCCCTTCCACAGCGGCAGCGAATGGGAATTTTACAAGCCGGTACTCGAGGGCGATGAAGTCGATTACAACGCGCTGCGCCTCATCGACGTCAAGCTGGTGCCGAGCAAGTTTGCCGGCCAGATGATGGTCATGACCTCCGCCAGCCAGTACACCAACCAGCACGGAGAGACGGTAGGCCTGATAAAGTTCTTCTTCCATCAGTCCTCCAGCGACGAAGAGGTCAAGAAAATAGGCAAATACGACAAACTGGTCGAGCCCTATAAGTATACCGACGAAGAGCTGCACAACATACAGGAAGAACAGTCAAAAGAAGAAATGCGCGGGAGCCTTCCGCGGTACTGGGAAGATGTAAAGGAAGGCGACTCCGTAGGCCCGCTCGTCGTCGGCCCCCATACCGTTATGGACAGCGTCGGCCATTTCTCGGCCATATGGGGAGGCTTCCCTCTCGGTACGTGCGACCGTTCATACAAAGCCTGGGCGAAAAAAGACGGCAACGGCATCGCGGTCTACGACGCGCGGATAAACGCTTACGTGAACGCAGACCTGCCTCACCTGGATCATGACCTCGCGCGGGCTGTCGGGGCTCCCGGCGCCTACGATAACGGAGGCGGCAGAGAATGCATAGCTTCCATCCTCATGACAAACTGGATGGGAGACGCCGGCTTCCTCTGGAAGTATTCGATCCAGTTCCGCCGCTTCAACGTCTACGGCGATACGACATGGTACCGCGGCACGGTGGTAAGGAAGTACGAGGACGACGGCAAATACTGCGTGGATATCGACCACTGGGGTGAAAACCAGCGCGGCGAGAAAAATACCGCCGGCAAGGCGACCATCATCCTTCCCTCAAGAGAGCACGGCGAAGTAAAGTATCCGGCTCCCCGTACGCTGGACGATATTTACCCGGGCAAGCAGTAA
- a CDS encoding NADH:flavin oxidoreductase: protein MDTKNSNKNVDFSALVSPFKFGPFTLPSRTAVAPMNNMRQQDGYPNMDSLCFYTRRARGGYGLIIAEPVSTGKFQDELNPYLQTRLYTPEHAKAWRLVVEGVHSFGGRIIAQLAGLGAGRQHWDPTGKTRPAAASPIPFEVTKDHLPKNFDKDPNIEMHLKGDMPRELTRAEIYKAIGDYYMSTRMAIMAGFDGVEYHTCHGYSGHNFLSPNQNFRTDEFGGSWENRTRFARESFKQIMRAIRDEGVEGKFVAGCRTSAAEHTPGGFTYEDMVKFHKMLIELGSSFVDLSDSAGYERWDIFIPDEDKMPLKIEQAHYFDKELDVPVLIPSVHDPVLAAQLANETKNIIFSHGRQSLADPDWTNKIRDGKVDEINRCKRCNIGCMLKYGIHAGVQLRCIINPEMGFEMYDSANYPKPMAPGKYLR from the coding sequence ATGGACACCAAAAATTCAAACAAAAACGTAGATTTCTCAGCATTGGTATCGCCTTTTAAATTCGGCCCCTTCACGCTTCCCAGCAGAACGGCCGTCGCCCCGATGAACAACATGCGTCAGCAGGACGGCTACCCGAACATGGATTCGCTCTGCTTCTATACCCGCAGAGCCAGGGGCGGTTACGGCCTTATCATCGCCGAGCCGGTATCGACGGGCAAGTTCCAGGACGAGCTCAACCCTTATCTTCAGACGAGGCTTTACACGCCCGAGCACGCCAAAGCATGGAGGCTCGTAGTCGAGGGCGTGCACTCTTTCGGAGGCCGCATCATCGCGCAGCTCGCCGGTCTGGGCGCTGGGCGCCAGCATTGGGACCCCACCGGAAAGACACGCCCGGCGGCGGCTTCTCCCATCCCCTTTGAAGTGACGAAGGACCACCTGCCGAAGAACTTCGACAAGGACCCCAACATTGAGATGCACCTGAAAGGCGACATGCCGCGGGAGCTGACCAGAGCTGAGATATATAAGGCGATAGGAGATTACTACATGTCCACAAGAATGGCCATCATGGCCGGCTTCGACGGCGTAGAGTACCATACGTGCCACGGCTACTCGGGACACAATTTCTTATCGCCCAATCAGAATTTCCGTACGGACGAGTTCGGCGGAAGCTGGGAGAACAGGACGCGCTTCGCCAGAGAATCCTTCAAGCAGATAATGCGCGCCATCAGGGACGAGGGCGTCGAGGGCAAGTTCGTGGCAGGCTGCAGGACCAGCGCCGCAGAGCATACGCCGGGAGGCTTTACATACGAAGATATGGTCAAATTCCACAAGATGCTGATCGAGCTCGGAAGCTCCTTTGTTGACCTCTCCGACAGCGCCGGCTATGAGAGATGGGACATCTTCATTCCCGATGAAGACAAGATGCCTCTTAAAATCGAGCAGGCACACTATTTTGACAAGGAACTTGACGTGCCGGTCCTGATTCCTTCGGTCCACGACCCTGTGCTCGCCGCTCAGCTCGCAAACGAAACAAAGAACATCATCTTCTCGCACGGACGTCAGTCCCTTGCCGATCCCGACTGGACGAACAAAATAAGGGACGGAAAAGTGGACGAGATCAACAGGTGCAAGCGCTGCAATATCGGCTGCATGCTCAAGTACGGCATTCACGCCGGGGTACAGCTGCGCTGCATCATCAACCCTGAGATGGGCTTCGAAATGTACGACAGCGCCAACTACCCCAAGCCGATGGCGCCCGGCAAGTATCTGCGCTAA
- a CDS encoding enoyl-CoA hydratase/isomerase family protein translates to MAAQKPVARPKFEEYKEKYKDYITMERKNGIIVLRMHHDDGPVLWNEMMHCALPQAFHDIGNDPENHVMILTSTDPYWIGVMDHDADFVMDYNTYYVDATKLLENLIFDVDIPTIAAVNGPGFHTEIALLCDMTLCTDDVVFQDGHFSLGFVPGDGQLVTLQELIGAKRAAHMVYTGENIDAKTALEWGMINEVVAKDKLMARALELAEKIMKQTRATRCMTHHLLTRDWKRRLINDFQFHITQEGFASLIDRPQHDLNKLREKWEEE, encoded by the coding sequence ATGGCCGCTCAAAAGCCTGTCGCCAGACCAAAATTTGAGGAATATAAAGAAAAATACAAAGACTATATAACTATGGAGCGCAAAAACGGCATCATCGTGCTGCGTATGCATCATGACGACGGGCCGGTCCTGTGGAACGAGATGATGCACTGCGCGCTGCCGCAGGCTTTCCACGATATCGGGAACGACCCCGAGAATCATGTGATGATCCTAACCTCCACAGATCCTTACTGGATCGGAGTGATGGACCACGACGCGGATTTCGTGATGGATTACAATACCTATTACGTTGACGCGACAAAATTGCTTGAAAACCTGATTTTTGACGTGGACATCCCCACCATCGCCGCGGTGAACGGCCCCGGTTTTCATACGGAAATAGCGCTGTTGTGCGATATGACTCTGTGTACGGACGACGTCGTCTTTCAGGACGGACACTTTTCATTGGGGTTCGTGCCGGGCGACGGGCAGCTAGTGACTCTTCAGGAGCTGATCGGCGCAAAACGCGCCGCCCATATGGTGTACACCGGCGAGAATATCGACGCTAAAACCGCTTTGGAGTGGGGAATGATCAATGAAGTCGTCGCAAAGGATAAACTGATGGCGCGCGCATTGGAGCTGGCGGAAAAGATCATGAAGCAGACGCGCGCGACCCGCTGTATGACGCATCATCTGTTGACGCGCGACTGGAAGCGCCGCCTGATCAACGACTTCCAATTCCACATAACCCAGGAAGGATTTGCCTCTCTCATCGACAGACCGCAGCATGACCTCAACAAGCTAAGAGAGAAGTGGGAAGAAGAATGA
- a CDS encoding acyl-CoA dehydrogenase family protein, which translates to MIFTEKHDLIRKLARDFAETELTGTILDEIEETGQYPKEILDKMGKAGFFGIKTPREYGGQGSDNISYVIVLEEIARVSAVSAIWAGTPNALGSGPLLLAGTEEQLKKYLTPLALGEKTISFALTEPGAGSDAGGTVTYAAKDGDYYVLNGRKSFITGAPVADWAIVYAKTDRRQKGSKGISAFIVDMKLPGVSCGKAERKMGIIGCPTSDIILEDVRVHKDDLLGEENMGFQNAMKTLDVGRIGVGATSIGVAQGAFDEAVKYAKERKQFGRRIADFQGVSFMIADMATKLQAAKELVYRAAQLKDTNSPDAGVAASMAKYYASEACNEIAAKAVQIHGGYGFIKDYKVERFYRDCRVYTIFEGTSQVQQMVIAGSIIGR; encoded by the coding sequence ATGATTTTTACTGAAAAACATGATCTTATCAGAAAGCTGGCCCGCGATTTCGCGGAAACCGAGCTGACCGGTACGATCCTTGACGAAATAGAAGAAACAGGACAGTATCCCAAGGAAATACTCGACAAAATGGGGAAGGCCGGATTTTTTGGGATCAAGACACCCAGGGAATATGGCGGACAGGGCTCCGACAATATATCCTACGTCATCGTCCTTGAGGAGATCGCCCGCGTGAGCGCCGTGAGCGCCATATGGGCGGGAACGCCCAACGCCCTCGGCAGCGGCCCGCTGCTGCTGGCAGGGACCGAAGAGCAGTTGAAAAAATACCTGACGCCGCTTGCCCTTGGGGAAAAGACTATATCCTTTGCGCTTACCGAGCCCGGCGCCGGTTCCGACGCCGGAGGCACGGTCACTTACGCCGCGAAAGACGGCGATTATTATGTGCTCAACGGCCGCAAATCATTTATAACGGGCGCGCCGGTGGCGGACTGGGCCATCGTCTACGCGAAGACTGACCGCAGGCAGAAGGGGTCGAAGGGCATTTCCGCCTTCATCGTAGATATGAAGCTGCCCGGCGTCTCCTGCGGCAAGGCCGAACGTAAAATGGGCATCATCGGCTGCCCGACCTCCGATATCATTCTTGAGGACGTGCGCGTACACAAGGACGACCTGTTGGGCGAGGAAAACATGGGGTTCCAGAACGCCATGAAAACGCTCGACGTCGGACGCATCGGCGTGGGCGCCACGAGCATCGGCGTCGCGCAGGGCGCTTTCGACGAGGCCGTGAAATACGCTAAAGAACGCAAGCAGTTTGGCCGCCGTATCGCCGATTTTCAGGGCGTCAGCTTCATGATCGCGGATATGGCGACGAAGCTGCAGGCCGCGAAGGAGCTCGTATACAGAGCCGCGCAGCTCAAGGACACGAACAGCCCCGACGCGGGCGTGGCGGCTTCGATGGCGAAGTATTACGCCTCAGAGGCGTGCAACGAGATCGCGGCCAAGGCTGTGCAGATCCACGGCGGATACGGGTTTATCAAGGACTACAAGGTCGAGCGTTTTTACCGCGACTGCCGCGTTTACACCATCTTCGAGGGAACTTCCCAGGTACAGCAGATGGTGATCGCGGGCAGCATTATCGGGAGGTGA
- the etfB gene encoding electron transfer flavoprotein subunit beta, whose protein sequence is MKIIVLAKQVPDTNEVKIDPVKGTLIREGVRSILNPDDANALEAALELKDKNPGTTVSVMSMGPPQAKYMLRECLAMGADDAYLLSSRAFGGADTCATSTTLAAGVRQLGDFDIIFAGRQAIDGDTAQVGPQTARRLGVPSVSYVQKVRKVEEKTLTVERALEDGFEVIEVQKPCLLTAIKELNKPRYMSVGRIEEAYKKEITVWDEGSLHVTPDEVGLKASPTQVFRSFTPPPKGAGEMLAGTIPEMAGTLVAKLTEEHVL, encoded by the coding sequence ATGAAAATAATCGTTTTGGCAAAGCAGGTACCGGATACGAACGAGGTCAAGATCGACCCCGTAAAGGGAACGCTTATCCGCGAAGGAGTGCGCTCGATACTGAATCCCGACGACGCCAACGCCCTTGAAGCGGCGCTCGAACTGAAAGATAAAAACCCCGGTACTACCGTTTCCGTTATGTCGATGGGGCCTCCACAGGCCAAATATATGCTCAGAGAATGCCTGGCGATGGGCGCGGACGACGCCTATCTGCTCTCCTCGCGCGCTTTTGGCGGCGCGGATACCTGCGCCACCTCCACCACTCTTGCCGCCGGCGTGCGGCAGCTCGGAGATTTTGACATTATCTTCGCCGGCCGCCAGGCGATCGACGGTGATACCGCGCAGGTAGGGCCGCAGACGGCGCGCCGCCTCGGCGTCCCGTCGGTCTCATACGTGCAGAAGGTCCGCAAGGTCGAGGAAAAGACGCTCACCGTGGAGCGCGCCCTCGAAGATGGTTTTGAGGTCATAGAGGTGCAGAAGCCCTGCCTGCTGACGGCGATCAAAGAGCTGAACAAGCCCCGCTACATGTCGGTCGGGCGGATCGAGGAGGCGTACAAAAAGGAGATCACTGTCTGGGACGAAGGCTCTCTGCATGTAACGCCCGACGAAGTGGGGCTCAAAGCCAGCCCGACCCAGGTGTTCCGCAGCTTTACCCCTCCGCCGAAGGGCGCGGGAGAGATGCTCGCCGGCACGATACCGGAAATGGCGGGCACGCTTGTGGCGAAGCTGACCGAAGAGCATGTGCTGTGA
- a CDS encoding electron transfer flavoprotein subunit alpha has protein sequence MAIKVIEEKCKGCGLCVKNCPQGAFSVQNKHAVIGLACNVCNQCLEPKFCPFGAIVKVEERSMARAVDTTQYHNVWIFAEQRGGKLMDVSLELLGEGKRLADEIGCEVCAILCGDSTDGLVTELFEYGADKVYYANAPELKTYNTDAYTSVIYKAILKYKPEVVLMGATHIGRDLGPCLAVRCETGLTADCTKLDIDPEDKKLRQTRPAFGGNLMATILCPNHRPQMSTVRPGVMKKSERVAGRSGTRIDLAAVFEPGEIRMKVLEVVAAVKEIVSLTDADVIVSGGAGLGGPDGFKVIKQLADRLGGVVGSSRAAVDAGWIDHSHQVGQTGTTVKPKLYIACGISGAIQHLAGMQTSDYIVAINKNENAPIFEVADYGIVGDLYKVIPAILDALG, from the coding sequence ATGGCTATAAAAGTTATTGAGGAAAAATGCAAAGGCTGCGGTCTGTGTGTAAAAAACTGTCCACAGGGAGCCTTCAGCGTACAGAATAAACACGCCGTCATCGGTTTGGCCTGTAACGTCTGCAATCAGTGCCTTGAGCCAAAATTCTGCCCGTTCGGCGCCATCGTGAAGGTCGAGGAACGTTCCATGGCAAGGGCCGTGGACACGACGCAATATCATAACGTGTGGATCTTCGCAGAGCAGCGCGGCGGAAAACTGATGGACGTTTCGCTGGAGCTTTTGGGTGAAGGCAAAAGGCTCGCCGACGAAATCGGCTGCGAGGTCTGCGCCATTCTTTGCGGCGATTCCACGGACGGGCTCGTTACGGAGCTGTTCGAGTACGGCGCGGACAAGGTGTATTACGCCAACGCTCCCGAGCTGAAGACCTATAACACCGACGCCTATACAAGCGTGATCTATAAGGCGATACTGAAATATAAGCCCGAAGTCGTGCTGATGGGCGCAACGCATATCGGGCGCGACCTCGGCCCCTGCCTCGCGGTCCGCTGCGAAACCGGCCTCACAGCCGACTGCACGAAGCTTGATATCGACCCCGAGGATAAAAAACTCAGACAGACGCGTCCGGCTTTCGGCGGAAACCTGATGGCCACGATACTCTGCCCGAACCATCGCCCGCAGATGTCCACGGTGCGCCCCGGCGTTATGAAAAAGTCCGAGCGCGTCGCCGGCAGAAGCGGTACGAGGATCGACCTCGCGGCTGTTTTTGAGCCGGGCGAGATCCGCATGAAGGTGCTCGAGGTCGTAGCGGCTGTGAAAGAGATAGTCTCGCTCACCGACGCGGACGTTATCGTCTCCGGCGGCGCGGGGCTCGGCGGCCCTGACGGTTTCAAGGTCATCAAGCAGTTGGCCGACCGTCTCGGCGGCGTTGTGGGCTCCTCGCGCGCGGCGGTAGACGCCGGCTGGATCGATCACTCGCACCAGGTCGGACAGACGGGCACGACCGTAAAGCCGAAGCTCTATATCGCCTGCGGCATCTCCGGCGCCATCCAGCATCTGGCCGGTATGCAGACTTCGGATTATATTGTGGCGATCAACAAAAACGAAAACGCACCGATATTTGAAGTCGCCGATTACGGCATTGTCGGCGATCTGTATAAGGTCATTCCCGCGATCCTTGACGCGTTGGGATAA